In Helianthus annuus cultivar XRQ/B chromosome 3, HanXRQr2.0-SUNRISE, whole genome shotgun sequence, a single window of DNA contains:
- the LOC110928685 gene encoding synaptotagmin-5, translating into MSFVSGLVIGVLVGIALIVLFVRSENARSARRSALATTIAAFARMTVEDSKKLLAPEYYPSWVVFSQRQKLNWLNAHLTKIWPYVDEAASELIKANVEPILEQYRPLVLSSLSFSKFTLGTVAPQFTGVSIIEGGDEGITMELEMNWDGNPSIILDIKTRLGVGLPVQVKNIAFTGVFRLIFKPLVPEFPCFGAVSFSLRHKKQMDFTLKVVGGDISAIPGVADALETTIRDAVEDSITWPVRKVIPILPGDYSDLELKPVGTLEVKLVQAQGLTNKDIIGKSDPFAELHIRPLRNRTKTSKVINNDLNPIWNEHFEFVVEDVSTQHLTVKIYDDEGLQAAELLGCAQVQLSQLEPGKVKDVWIKLVKDLDLQRDTKDRGKVHLELLYCPYGVESGFTNPFTSNYTMTSLEKVLKSGDTENGDLGNKKRTVIIRGVLSVTVISAEDLPPTDLLGKADPFVVLTMKKTGMKNSTRVVNENLNPVWNQTFDFVVEDGLHDMLMVEVYDHDTFGKDYMGRCILTLTRVILEGEYKDCFPLDGAKSGKLNLNLKWMPQPIYRDS; encoded by the exons GCAACGACGATTGCGGCTTTTGCGAGAATGACGGTTGAAGATTCGAAAAAGTTGCTTGCTCCGGAATACTACCCGTCTTGGGTTGTTTTCTCACAGAGACAGAAG TTGAACTGGCTTAATGCTCATCTTACAAAGATCTGGCCCTATGTTGACGAG GCAGCATCTGAGCTTATAAAGGCTAACGTGGAGCCAATTCTTGAGCAATATAGACCACTGGTATTGTCTTCTCTGTCGTTTTCCAAGTTTACCCTAGGCACGGTCGCGCCACAATTTACAG GAGTTTCTATAATTGAAGGTGGAGATGAAGGAATAACTATGGAATTAGAGATGAATTGGGATGGGAACCCAAGTATAATACTTGATATCAAAACCAGACTTGGAGTTGGATTGCCTGTGCAG GTGAAGAATATTGCGTTTACTGGGGTTTTTAGGTTAATTTTTAAGCCCTTAGTTCCCGAGTTTCCTTGTTTTGGAGCTGTATCGTTTTCTTTGAGACACAAG AAACAAATGGATTTTACACTGAAAGTAGTTGGTGGTGACATTTCAGCTATTCCTGGTGTTGCTGATGCCCTTGAG ACTACGATACGTGATGCTGTTGAGGATTCAATCACCTGGCCAGTTCGAAAAGTGATTCCCATTTTGCCTGGAGATTACAG TGACCTTGAACTAAAGCCTGTGGGAACGTTGGAGGTAAAACTTGTTCAAGCTCAGGGTTTAACAAATAAAGACATTATTGGGAAATCTGATCCTTTTGCAGAGTTACACATACGTCCTCTACGTAATAGAACGAAAACTAGTAAAGTTATT AACAATGACTTGAATCCAATTTGGAACGAACATTTTGAGtttgtagttgaagatgtttccACACAACACTTGACGGTGAAAATATATGATGATGAAGGGCTTCAAGCTGCTGAACTCCTTGGATGTGCTCAAGTACAGTTGAGTCAACTTGAGCCTGGAAAAGTCAAAGATGTTTGGATAAAATTGGTAAAAGATTTGGATCTTCAGAGAGATACGAAAGATCGGGGGAAG GTGCACTTGGAGCTACTGTATTGCCCATACGGCGTGGAAAGCGGGTTCACGAACCCATTTACTTCTAACTACACAATGACATCTCTAGAGAAGGTTCTCAAAAGTGGTGATACCGAGAACGGTGATTTAGGAAACAAAAAAAGAACCGTAATTATAAGAGGCGTGCTTTCCGTCACCGTGATATCTGCTGAAGACTTGCCGCCTACAGATCTTTTGGGAAAAGCAGATCCTTTTGTTGTACTCACTATGAAAAAAACCGGGATGAAAAACAGCACTAGG GTTGTGAATGAGAATTTAAACCCAGTTTGGAATCAGACTTTTGACTTTGTTGTGGAGGATGGGTTGCATGATATGCTTATGGTGGAAGTATATGACCATGATACATTCGGGAAG GATTACATGGGAAGATGCATATTGACGCTAACAAGGGTCATACTGGAAGGCGAATACAAGGACTGTTTTCCACTTGATGGTGCTAAATCCGGGAAACTCAACTTGAACCTCAAGTGGATGCCTCAACCAATTTACCGCGATTCTTAG
- the LOC110928684 gene encoding monogalactosyldiacylglycerol synthase 2, chloroplastic has product MVIKVASQKSSLKTVFERVGVYGFGGGGSSNRQKRIRYEIHDEDDTMEMVQLGADRTKNVLILMSDTGGGHRASAEAIRDAFKMEYGDQYRIFVKDVWKEYTGWPLNDMENQYKFMVKHVQLWSMAFHGTSPRWIHGVYLAAIAAFYAKEVEAGLMEYKPDIIISVHPLMQHIPLLVLKWQGLQKKVIFVTVITDLNTCHRTWFHPGVKRCYCPSEEVSKRALLDGLEQNQVRVFGLPVRPSFARAVLNKDDLRVELDLDPVLPAVLLMGGGEGMGPVKKTAKALAESLLDKETGKPFGQMVVICGRNKALASSLESLEWKIPVKVRGFETQMQKWMGACDCIITKAGPGTIAEALIRGLPIILNDYIPGQEKGNVPYVVGNGAGVFTRSPKETAQIVAGWFSTNSDELKKMSENSLKLAQPEAVFDIVRDIHDLAGQRGPLADVPYVLTSSFTNLI; this is encoded by the exons ATGGTGATAAAGGTGGCATCACAGAAAAGCTCTTTAAAGACTGTGTTTGAAAGGGTGGGAGTGTAtggttttggtggtggtggtagtagcAACAGGCAAAAGAGAATAAGGTATGAGATTCATGATGAAGATGACACTATGGAAATGGTCCAGCTTGGTGCTGATAGAACCAAGAATGTGCTTATTTTGATGAGTGATACGGGTGGCGGTCACCGCGCGTCGGCCGAGGCGATCCGGGATGCGTTTAAGATGGAATATGGTGATCAATACAGG ATATTCGTTAAGGATGTTTGGAAGGAATACACGGGTTGGCCATTGAACGATATGGAAAATCAATACAAGTTCATGGTTAAACACGTGCAGCTTTGGAGTATGGCGTTTCATGGCACTTCTCCGAGATGGATACATGGTGTTTATCTAGCTGCGATTGCCGCCTTCTATGCCAA GGAAGTTGAGGCGGGTTTAATGGAGTACAAACCGGACATTATCATCAGTGTTCATCCGCTTATGCAACACATTCCATTGTTAGTACTTAAATGGCAAGGACTACAAAAGAAAGTCATCTTTGTGACCGTTATTACCGACCTTAATACATGCCATCGGACATG GTTTCACCCAGGTGTGAAAAGATGTTATTGTCCTTCAGAAGAGGTATCGAAGAGGGCTTTACTAGACGGCCTTGAACAAAACCAAGTGCGAGTTTTTGGACTGCCTGTTCGGCCCTCTTTCGCCCGTGCTGTCCTCAACAAG GATGACTTACGAGTAGAGCTAGATCTGGATCCCGTACTGCCTGCGGTCTTGTTAATGGGAGGTGGTGAAGGAATGGGCCCGGTGAAGAAAACTGCAAAGGCTCTTGCGGAATCTTTACTCGATAAAGAAACCGGGAAACCGTTTGGACAAATGGTAGTAATATGCGGTCGAAACAAAGCTTTAGCTTCTTCCCTCGAGTCTTTAGAGTGGAAGATTCCTGTTAAG GTTAGAGGATTTGAGACACAGATGCAGAAATGGATGGGTGCTTGTGACTGCATTATAACCAAG GCGGGGCCTGGAACGATTGCTGAGGCGTTGATTAGGGGGCTTCCGATCATCCTCAACGACTATATTCCAGGACAA GAAAAAGGAAACGTCCCATACGTGGTGGGCAATGGGGCGGGTGTGTTCACCCGAAGCCCAAAAGAAACAGCCCAGATAGTGGCTGGATGGTTCAGCACCAACTCAGACGAGCTCAAGAAAATGTCTGAAAACAGCCTAAAGTTGGCTCAACCAGAGGCCGTGTTTGACATCGTGAGAGACATTCATGACTTGGCGGGTCAACGTGGGCCCCTCGCTGACGTACCGTATGTTTTAACATCATCGTTTACAAACTTAATTTAG